A window of the Egibacter rhizosphaerae genome harbors these coding sequences:
- a CDS encoding class I SAM-dependent methyltransferase: protein MNTDGEDYQRRIAERLADEEDPHGEVRFVERYAPGTVLDAGCGTGRVAIELARRGYQVVGADVSESMLSTARRLEPAIEWVCADLSDLDLARRSDVVVMAGNVPLFTAPGTTAGVVAGCARHLTSGGWLITGFQLDKSYDLATYDAEASAAGLSLVERYATWDLDPFEASSEYAVSVHRAA, encoded by the coding sequence ATGAACACGGATGGTGAGGACTACCAGCGCCGGATCGCTGAGCGACTGGCCGACGAGGAGGACCCGCACGGGGAGGTGCGGTTCGTCGAGCGCTACGCGCCCGGTACGGTGCTCGACGCCGGCTGCGGCACCGGACGAGTGGCCATCGAGCTGGCCCGGCGCGGCTACCAGGTGGTGGGCGCCGACGTGAGCGAGTCCATGCTGTCCACCGCGCGACGCCTCGAGCCCGCGATCGAATGGGTGTGCGCCGACCTCTCCGACCTCGATCTCGCGCGCCGGTCCGACGTCGTCGTGATGGCCGGGAACGTCCCGCTGTTCACCGCGCCGGGCACGACGGCCGGGGTCGTGGCCGGTTGCGCCCGGCACCTCACGTCTGGCGGGTGGCTCATCACCGGCTTCCAGCTCGACAAAAGCTACGACCTCGCCACCTACGACGCCGAGGCCTCGGCAGCAGGGCTCTCGCTGGTCGAGCGGTATGCCACCTGGGACCTCGACCCCTTCGAGGCTTCGAGCGAGTACGCCGTCTCGGTGCACCGCGCCGCGTGA
- a CDS encoding GNAT family N-acetyltransferase, whose translation MSEATVPVPHATTADVPMVAGVLARSFQDDPVFTWSIPDPDRRRARLPTVFTAFAKLYLPHEEIYLTEGGTGAAIWAPAHVDPFDGAAGEAFGQRMAALLDEAETQRFLTVGEVFAEHHPAQPWVYLQLIGVEPNHQGRGLGSQLLAPVLARCDASGTPAYLEASTVHNRRLYERHGFDTMREVTLPDGGPTLWLMWREPGRPG comes from the coding sequence ATGTCGGAAGCGACCGTCCCCGTGCCCCACGCCACGACGGCCGACGTCCCCATGGTGGCCGGCGTGCTCGCCCGGTCCTTCCAGGACGATCCCGTGTTCACCTGGAGCATCCCCGATCCGGACCGGCGGCGTGCGCGCTTGCCGACGGTGTTCACCGCCTTCGCCAAGCTCTACCTGCCACACGAGGAGATCTACCTCACCGAAGGCGGGACGGGCGCGGCGATCTGGGCGCCGGCACACGTCGACCCCTTCGACGGCGCAGCCGGGGAGGCCTTCGGCCAGCGCATGGCCGCGCTCCTGGACGAGGCCGAGACCCAGCGCTTCCTCACGGTCGGAGAGGTGTTCGCCGAGCACCACCCCGCCCAGCCGTGGGTGTACCTGCAGCTCATCGGGGTCGAGCCCAACCACCAGGGACGCGGCTTGGGCAGCCAACTGCTGGCGCCGGTGCTCGCGCGCTGCGATGCGAGCGGCACGCCCGCCTATCTCGAGGCCTCGACGGTGCACAACCGACGCCTGTACGAGCGGCACGGCTTCGACACGATGCGCGAGGTCACTCTGCCCGATGGCGGCCCGACGCTGTGGTTGATGTGGCGTGAACCGGGGCGGCCTGGCTAG